Proteins from one Bacillus thermozeamaize genomic window:
- a CDS encoding transposase, translated as MSQKYDKDFKIQTVRMIQEQGKPVAQVARELGVSDNTLYR; from the coding sequence ATGAGTCAAAAGTATGACAAAGACTTCAAAATCCAAACCGTGAGGATGATCCAGGAACAGGGAAAACCGGTGGCGCAAGTCGCTCGGGAACTGGGTGTATCCGACAATACCTTGTACCGT